One Paraburkholderia phytofirmans OLGA172 genomic window carries:
- a CDS encoding ATP-binding cassette domain-containing protein, whose product MNPLLSAITLAAKAVGQTIPQALLQDVQAVLDVGADAPVLERVRAAWQAGSLTGEVYELAAPGAGQGPFLARAASGEWWVVLARNADGSWTARAADGHVARFEGIEGAICIGLPVERDEAFGASDPSDPAGGRTSASRLVLDALWRNKSHYIEAILATVLTNILAITTSLFSMQVYDRVIPNRGFATLVVLSVGVSAAILLELLLKHVRGLSIERTAKRIDESLSVWFYNRLINIRLEHRPSSIGSLASQVKGFESVRAILSSTSLFVLVDIPFALLFILVIAMIGGRLVVVPLLMFPISLGAGLMFQKQIAHHSRQNQGQSHRKAGLLVESIDGAESFKANGADWSLQRRWSGLVDDAGASDYKVKNYSSLSQHMTVSLQQLGYVGLVAFGAYLVADNKLTMGALIACTIISGRAMSPIAQLPSTLVQWSNARAAANGLDKLISLPNDNDERGHALVPEIVDGAMRIDGVKFGYGHGGDAAVDIAQLDIKTGERIGIIGTIGSGKSTLLKLMSGLFRPAAGRISINGIDMALILPEVLHEKIAYLPQEIRLISGTLRGNLVQGLPDPGDERLLEVARLTGLMDLITRHPKGLALPITEGGRGISGGQRQLIGLTRLLLTRPKVLVLDEPTASMDAVTEKRIVAVIDAIAARGTTVLVATHKTALLPVTRRLLVMREGRIVMDGPRDQVIDKLFGTSPAASTSEV is encoded by the coding sequence ATGAACCCGCTCCTCTCCGCAATCACGCTGGCTGCCAAGGCAGTCGGCCAAACCATCCCGCAAGCGCTGCTGCAAGATGTCCAGGCTGTGCTCGACGTGGGCGCCGACGCGCCGGTGCTCGAGCGGGTCAGGGCGGCCTGGCAGGCGGGCAGTCTCACCGGCGAGGTCTACGAACTCGCCGCGCCGGGCGCCGGGCAAGGTCCGTTTCTCGCGCGCGCCGCGTCGGGAGAATGGTGGGTCGTGCTGGCCCGCAACGCCGACGGCAGCTGGACCGCCCGGGCGGCGGACGGCCATGTTGCGCGGTTTGAGGGCATCGAGGGCGCCATCTGCATCGGCCTGCCCGTCGAGCGCGACGAGGCGTTCGGCGCGTCCGACCCTTCCGACCCCGCCGGCGGCCGGACGAGCGCCAGCCGTCTCGTGCTGGACGCGTTGTGGCGCAACAAGTCGCACTACATCGAAGCGATTCTGGCGACGGTGCTGACCAATATCCTCGCGATCACGACCTCGCTCTTCAGCATGCAGGTGTATGACCGCGTGATCCCGAACCGCGGCTTCGCCACGCTCGTGGTGCTGTCGGTCGGCGTCAGCGCGGCGATCCTGCTCGAGTTGCTGCTCAAACATGTGCGCGGCCTGTCGATCGAGCGTACCGCCAAGCGCATCGACGAGAGCCTGTCGGTATGGTTTTACAACCGCCTGATCAACATACGGCTTGAGCACCGGCCTTCGTCGATCGGCTCGCTTGCCTCACAGGTCAAGGGCTTCGAGTCGGTGCGCGCGATCCTGAGCTCGACTTCGCTGTTCGTGCTGGTCGATATCCCGTTCGCACTGCTGTTCATCCTGGTCATCGCGATGATCGGCGGCCGGCTCGTGGTGGTGCCGCTGCTGATGTTCCCGATCTCGCTCGGCGCGGGTTTGATGTTCCAGAAACAGATCGCCCACCATTCGCGGCAGAACCAGGGGCAGAGCCACCGCAAGGCCGGCTTGCTGGTGGAGTCGATCGACGGTGCGGAATCGTTCAAGGCCAACGGCGCCGACTGGTCGCTGCAGCGCCGCTGGTCGGGACTCGTCGACGATGCCGGCGCGTCTGACTACAAGGTGAAGAACTATTCCTCGCTGTCGCAGCACATGACCGTGTCGCTGCAGCAGCTCGGCTATGTCGGGCTGGTTGCGTTCGGCGCGTATCTGGTCGCCGATAACAAGTTGACCATGGGCGCGCTGATTGCCTGCACCATTATCAGCGGGCGGGCCATGTCGCCGATCGCGCAATTGCCTTCGACGCTGGTGCAGTGGTCCAATGCGCGCGCCGCGGCGAACGGTCTCGACAAGCTGATCTCCCTGCCGAACGACAACGACGAGCGCGGCCATGCGCTGGTCCCGGAAATCGTCGACGGCGCGATGCGCATCGACGGTGTCAAGTTCGGTTATGGCCACGGCGGCGACGCGGCCGTCGACATCGCGCAGCTCGACATCAAGACCGGCGAGCGGATCGGCATCATCGGCACGATCGGCTCAGGCAAGAGCACGCTGCTGAAACTGATGTCGGGCCTGTTCCGGCCCGCCGCTGGCCGGATCTCGATCAATGGCATCGACATGGCGCTGATTCTGCCTGAGGTCCTGCATGAAAAGATCGCCTATCTGCCGCAGGAGATCCGCCTGATCAGCGGCACCTTGCGCGGCAACCTGGTCCAGGGCCTGCCCGATCCCGGCGACGAACGTCTGCTCGAAGTCGCCAGGCTGACCGGACTGATGGACCTGATTACCCGGCATCCGAAGGGACTCGCACTGCCGATCACCGAAGGCGGGCGCGGCATTTCCGGCGGACAGCGGCAGTTGATCGGGCTCACGCGGCTGTTGCTGACCCGGCCCAAAGTGCTGGTGCTCGACGAGCCGACCGCGTCGATGGACGCGGTCACCGAAAAACGTATCGTCGCCGTGATCGACGCGATCGCCGCCCGCGGCACAACCGTGCTGGTCGCCACCCACAAGACGGCGCTGCTGCCGGTTACCCGGCGGCTGCTGGTGATGCGCGAAGGGCGCATTGTGATGGACGGCCCGCGCGATCAGGTCATCGACAAACTGTTCGGCACGTCGCCGGCTGCTTCTACCTCTGAGGTTTGA
- a CDS encoding HlyD family type I secretion periplasmic adaptor subunit has product MSDITQEIPRARWALTACCGLAIVGFVAWASWASLDQITRAQGQVIASSRDQIIQSQELMTIDAVLVKEGANVKRGEPLVRFERTRTEAAYLESQSKAMSLEAEVARLHAEVYGGTPQFPKSLDAYPEIRSNEELLFRKRQAAVDDEVAAMRKSLQYVQDELNINLPLLASGDVSKADVLKLERQVADLQGQITNRRNKYLQDSQTDLSKALEDLAGVDQVVAQRKDQLDHTVIVSPVDGIVRNVRITTPGGVARAGDEIMQIVPVDDQLIIEAKVKPKDIAFIKPGLPAKIKLDAYDYTIYGTLSGTVTYISADTLNDDTHPANEQPSYRVQVKTNENDFVRAGGHRIDVQPGMTATVEIKTGSNTVLKYLTKPITKTVTESMGER; this is encoded by the coding sequence ATGTCGGACATTACACAAGAAATTCCGCGTGCACGGTGGGCGCTGACCGCATGCTGCGGGCTGGCGATTGTCGGTTTCGTCGCGTGGGCGAGCTGGGCTTCGCTCGATCAGATTACGCGAGCACAAGGGCAGGTGATCGCCAGTTCGCGTGACCAGATCATCCAGTCCCAGGAGCTGATGACCATCGACGCCGTTCTGGTCAAGGAAGGCGCGAACGTCAAGCGCGGGGAGCCGCTGGTGCGCTTCGAGCGCACTCGCACCGAGGCAGCCTATCTCGAATCGCAGAGCAAGGCGATGTCGCTCGAGGCGGAGGTGGCACGTCTGCACGCGGAAGTTTACGGCGGCACGCCGCAGTTTCCCAAGTCACTCGACGCCTATCCTGAGATCCGCTCGAACGAGGAGCTGCTGTTCCGCAAACGGCAAGCGGCGGTCGACGACGAGGTAGCGGCGATGCGCAAGTCGCTGCAATACGTGCAGGACGAACTCAACATCAACCTTCCGCTGCTGGCTTCGGGCGATGTCAGCAAGGCCGACGTGCTCAAGCTCGAGCGGCAGGTGGCCGACCTTCAGGGGCAGATTACCAACCGGCGCAACAAGTACTTGCAGGATTCGCAGACCGATCTGTCCAAGGCGCTCGAGGATCTCGCGGGCGTTGACCAGGTCGTCGCGCAGCGCAAGGACCAGCTCGACCATACGGTGATCGTTTCGCCGGTCGACGGCATTGTGCGCAACGTCCGCATCACCACGCCCGGTGGCGTGGCGCGCGCGGGCGATGAAATCATGCAGATCGTGCCGGTCGACGACCAGTTAATCATCGAGGCTAAGGTCAAGCCGAAGGACATCGCCTTCATCAAGCCGGGGCTGCCGGCGAAGATCAAGCTGGATGCCTACGACTACACGATTTACGGCACGCTGTCGGGCACCGTAACGTACATCAGCGCGGATACGCTCAACGACGACACTCATCCCGCCAATGAGCAGCCCTCCTATCGCGTGCAGGTGAAGACAAACGAGAATGATTTTGTGCGCGCGGGCGGGCATCGGATCGACGTGCAGCCGGGTATGACGGCCACCGTGGAAATCAAGACCGGCTCGAACACCGTGCTGAAATACCTGACCAAGCCGATCACCAAGACCGTGACCGAATCGATGGGCGAGCGCTAG
- a CDS encoding AraC family transcriptional regulator, producing the protein MSLGANPTQVHSPLKPGIAHSHFDVQTEPPQRRLLAWRDRVGHVIDVLPSLSELDKPFQASIDRYQVGQLVFTDCRSDTMVLERSQARISTDKVRDVAFHVFLEGGVENITLRATPRKSAPAAATMLALDLNQPIRMQRNACRVLTLFVPGEMVQAEFPDAEAIHGRTIHGTTPLTRLIVNHLTALSQNITQMSPDAADEAIRSGAQMLIALFGKQALLSGNARAAGRAAMFGQARRYIQANRRNAALSPESVVNALRLPRLTLYRLFQHEGGVGTYIRHLRLRHAADDLAREPHTAVASIAYELGFKSPTDFTRAFRRAYGMTPLDFRRLTAQDGRGAVKPFHRT; encoded by the coding sequence ATGAGCCTCGGCGCGAACCCAACTCAAGTCCATTCGCCGCTCAAGCCCGGCATTGCCCATAGTCACTTCGATGTGCAAACGGAACCGCCTCAGCGGCGGCTGCTAGCCTGGCGGGATCGGGTCGGCCATGTGATCGATGTACTGCCCTCTCTATCGGAGCTCGACAAGCCGTTCCAGGCTTCGATTGATCGCTATCAGGTTGGCCAACTGGTGTTCACCGATTGCCGCTCCGACACGATGGTGCTCGAACGCTCCCAGGCCCGGATTTCGACTGACAAGGTGCGCGACGTCGCCTTTCACGTGTTTCTGGAGGGCGGCGTCGAGAACATCACGCTGCGCGCCACGCCCCGCAAAAGCGCGCCTGCGGCGGCAACCATGCTTGCGCTCGATTTGAACCAACCAATCAGGATGCAGCGCAACGCATGCAGGGTGCTCACGCTTTTCGTGCCGGGCGAGATGGTGCAGGCAGAATTTCCTGATGCGGAGGCCATCCACGGCCGCACGATCCACGGGACGACACCGCTCACGCGGTTAATCGTCAACCATTTGACCGCGCTCAGTCAGAACATCACGCAAATGAGCCCCGACGCAGCGGACGAAGCCATCCGCTCGGGTGCGCAGATGCTGATCGCACTGTTTGGCAAACAGGCGCTCCTGAGCGGGAATGCGCGCGCAGCCGGCCGCGCGGCCATGTTCGGTCAAGCGAGGCGCTATATACAGGCCAACCGGCGCAACGCGGCACTTTCTCCCGAAAGCGTGGTGAACGCGTTGAGGCTTCCGCGCCTGACCCTGTATCGCCTGTTTCAGCATGAGGGCGGTGTGGGCACCTACATCCGCCACCTCAGGCTACGTCATGCAGCCGATGACCTGGCCCGCGAGCCACACACGGCGGTGGCAAGCATTGCCTACGAACTCGGCTTTAAAAGCCCCACCGATTTCACGCGCGCCTTCCGCCGGGCCTATGGGATGACGCCGCTGGATTTCCGCAGGCTCACCGCGCAAGACGGGCGAGGCGCGGTCAAGCCGTTTCACCGGACGTAA